Proteins encoded together in one Yersinia mollaretii ATCC 43969 window:
- a CDS encoding MetQ/NlpA family ABC transporter substrate-binding protein gives MTTTRVSGLVRAALLTALASTFTLSAQAAEALRVAADPVPHAEILQFVQKLDPSLNLKVIEIPNGVNSNELLAHGDVDANYFQHVPYLRSQEQALGQKFAVAATVHIEPLGVYSHKHKTFADVPDKGSVAVPNNVTNLSRALYLLQDQGLITLKPGFTDPAKNQATPKDIASNPKHLKILEIESPQIPRSLDDVDLAVINGNYALEAGLNPAKDALGLEKAAGNPYANILVTTPSLANDPRIIQLAKDLQSPEVAKFITEKYAGSVIPVAGNKS, from the coding sequence ATGACAACAACACGCGTTTCTGGCTTGGTTCGTGCGGCACTGCTGACGGCACTGGCATCGACTTTCACTCTATCGGCACAAGCTGCCGAGGCACTGCGCGTCGCGGCAGATCCGGTTCCTCATGCGGAAATTCTGCAATTCGTGCAAAAACTGGACCCGTCATTGAATCTGAAAGTCATTGAGATCCCCAATGGTGTGAACTCCAATGAGTTGCTGGCCCACGGTGATGTGGATGCCAATTACTTCCAACATGTGCCCTATTTGCGCTCTCAAGAGCAGGCGCTGGGGCAGAAGTTTGCCGTTGCCGCCACTGTGCATATTGAGCCGCTAGGCGTTTACTCCCACAAACACAAAACCTTTGCTGATGTGCCGGATAAAGGCAGCGTAGCGGTGCCGAATAACGTCACCAATCTCAGCCGGGCGCTCTATTTGTTGCAAGATCAGGGGCTAATCACACTCAAACCGGGCTTTACTGATCCGGCGAAAAATCAGGCCACCCCGAAAGATATCGCCAGCAATCCAAAGCACCTGAAAATTTTGGAAATTGAGTCACCACAGATCCCACGTTCACTGGATGACGTTGATTTGGCAGTAATTAATGGCAACTATGCTCTGGAAGCCGGGTTGAACCCGGCCAAAGACGCCTTGGGGCTGGAGAAAGCGGCCGGTAATCCCTATGCCAATATTCTGGTCACCACGCCATCGCTGGCCAACGACCCGCGCATCATACAGTTAGCGAAAGATTTGCAGTCACCGGAAGTGGCGAAATTTATCACTGAAAAATATGCCGGCTCCGTCATCCCGGTGGCAGGCAATAAATCATGA
- a CDS encoding methionine ABC transporter permease: protein MNSGMSWQDLLALVTNATGETIYMVVIATFFTVLIGLPLGILLFVSRPNGVLPAPRLNTFIGAIVNLGRSMPFVVLLIALIPITRWIIGTTLGSTAAIVPITLGAIPFFARVVEAALDEVDKGRIEAILSMGGSARHVIQKVLLPEALPALLAGVTLTVVMLVGFSSMAGVIGGGGLGDLAIRYGYQRFNNEVMVATLIILVILVQGVQSLGDKWVRSLAHRR from the coding sequence ATGAACAGCGGCATGAGCTGGCAGGATCTGCTGGCATTGGTGACCAACGCCACCGGAGAAACGATTTATATGGTGGTGATCGCCACCTTTTTCACCGTGTTAATTGGCCTGCCATTAGGCATTTTGTTATTTGTTTCGCGCCCGAATGGCGTTTTACCCGCCCCTCGGCTAAATACCTTCATCGGCGCTATCGTGAATCTCGGGCGCTCAATGCCTTTTGTGGTGCTGTTGATTGCCTTAATTCCGATTACGCGCTGGATTATCGGCACCACTCTGGGCAGCACTGCCGCGATTGTTCCCATCACCTTGGGGGCGATTCCCTTTTTTGCCCGAGTGGTGGAGGCCGCTCTGGATGAAGTCGATAAAGGGCGGATTGAAGCCATTTTATCCATGGGCGGTTCAGCCAGACATGTGATCCAAAAAGTATTATTGCCGGAAGCGCTACCGGCTTTATTGGCTGGGGTGACCTTAACAGTTGTGATGCTGGTGGGGTTCTCATCCATGGCGGGCGTGATTGGCGGCGGCGGATTGGGCGATTTAGCAATTCGTTATGGTTATCAACGATTTAACAATGAAGTGATGGTCGCGACATTAATCATACTGGTGATTCTGGTGCAAGGCGTCCAAAGCTTGGGTGATAAGTGGGTCAGGTCGCTGGCGCATCGGCGGTAG
- a CDS encoding amino acid permease — protein sequence MTQQNTKTPVPQGAQRLRRELKSRHLAMIAIGGSIGTGLFVASGATVSQAGPGGALLSYALIGLMVYFLMTSLGELAAFMPVSGSFSTYGSKYVEEGFGFALGWNYWYNWAVTIAVDLVAAQLVMNYWFPDAPGWIWSALFLALMFLLNYISVKGFGEAEYWFSLIKVVTVVVFIIIGVMMISGIMKGGESAGWHNWTIGDAPFAGGFSAMIGVAMIVGFSFQGTELIGIAAGESKDPGKNIPRAVRKVFWRILLFYIFAILIISLIIPYTDPSLLRNDVKDISVSPFTLVFQNAGLLSAAAVMNAVILTAVLSAGNSGMYASTRMLFTLASEGKAPRIFAKLSKGGVPRNALYATTVVAGLCFLSSMFGNQTVYLWLLNTSGMTGFIAWLGIAISHYRFRRGYMIQGRDLNELPYQSGFFPLGPIFAFVLCLIITLGQNYQAFLQDRIDWYGVTATYIGIPLFLVIWFGYKVTRGTKVIKYNEMEFPKWRDESEEHEEPKKPVLISD from the coding sequence ATGACTCAGCAAAATACTAAAACCCCAGTGCCGCAGGGCGCACAGCGTTTGCGTCGAGAGCTTAAATCACGGCATTTAGCCATGATTGCGATTGGTGGATCTATTGGTACCGGTCTGTTTGTGGCCTCAGGGGCTACCGTCTCGCAAGCCGGTCCGGGGGGCGCACTGCTCTCCTATGCATTGATTGGCCTGATGGTTTACTTCCTGATGACCAGCCTCGGTGAGCTGGCGGCATTTATGCCCGTTTCAGGCTCATTTTCAACTTACGGCTCTAAATATGTTGAGGAGGGCTTCGGCTTCGCCCTTGGCTGGAACTACTGGTACAACTGGGCGGTCACTATCGCCGTTGACCTAGTCGCCGCACAATTGGTGATGAATTACTGGTTCCCCGATGCCCCAGGTTGGATCTGGAGCGCACTCTTCCTTGCACTGATGTTCTTGCTGAACTACATCTCAGTAAAAGGTTTCGGTGAAGCTGAATACTGGTTCTCCCTGATTAAAGTCGTCACGGTTGTGGTCTTCATCATTATTGGTGTGATGATGATTAGCGGCATCATGAAAGGGGGCGAAAGTGCAGGTTGGCACAACTGGACGATAGGTGATGCCCCGTTTGCGGGGGGATTCTCTGCCATGATTGGTGTGGCGATGATTGTCGGCTTCTCCTTCCAAGGGACGGAGCTGATTGGGATTGCCGCCGGTGAATCAAAAGATCCGGGCAAAAACATTCCCCGTGCCGTGCGTAAGGTGTTCTGGCGTATTCTGCTGTTCTATATCTTCGCTATCTTGATTATCAGCCTGATTATTCCGTATACCGACCCAAGTCTGTTACGTAATGATGTTAAAGATATCAGTGTTAGTCCGTTCACCTTGGTATTCCAGAACGCAGGTCTGTTATCAGCGGCAGCAGTGATGAACGCCGTTATCCTGACAGCGGTGTTGTCTGCCGGTAACTCCGGTATGTACGCCTCGACCCGTATGCTATTTACGCTGGCCTCCGAAGGTAAAGCACCCCGGATTTTTGCCAAATTGTCTAAGGGCGGTGTGCCGCGCAATGCCTTGTATGCCACCACAGTAGTTGCGGGTTTATGCTTCCTAAGCTCCATGTTTGGTAATCAAACGGTCTATCTGTGGTTGCTTAACACCTCAGGCATGACGGGCTTTATCGCGTGGTTGGGCATTGCTATCAGTCACTATCGCTTCCGCCGTGGCTATATGATACAGGGCCGCGATTTGAACGAGTTGCCATATCAGTCCGGTTTCTTCCCGCTGGGGCCGATTTTTGCCTTTGTGCTCTGTTTGATCATTACATTGGGGCAGAACTATCAGGCATTCCTGCAAGATCGCATTGATTGGTATGGTGTGACGGCAACCTATATCGGCATTCCTTTGTTCTTGGTGATTTGGTTCGGCTACAAGGTGACCCGTGGCACTAAGGTCATCAAATACAACGAAATGGAATTCCCGAAATGGCGTGATGAGAGTGAAGAGCATGAGGAGCCGAAAAAACCGGTACTGATCTCTGACTAA
- a CDS encoding HAD family hydrolase codes for MNLALFDLDETLISNDSSGLWLRWLVDKGLAPAALAEQEQYLMKQYYQGALSMSCYMESTLSPLIGRQTAEVAGWVERFIERDILPRIYPQARKMLAWHRNRGDYIVIISATGEHLVTPIARHFSANAALSIGVEVKDNRYTGKTYGTLTYREGKVERLKQWLSASPQLDFQQTYGYSDSINDKPLLEYVDRAAVINPGTELVDLAILHDWDIHHWQHKK; via the coding sequence ATGAACTTAGCCCTGTTTGATCTCGATGAAACGCTGATCAGCAATGACAGTTCTGGCCTATGGTTACGCTGGTTAGTGGATAAGGGGCTTGCGCCCGCTGCACTAGCAGAACAAGAGCAATATTTAATGAAGCAGTATTATCAGGGCGCGTTGTCGATGTCCTGCTACATGGAGTCAACCCTCTCCCCCTTGATCGGGCGGCAGACGGCTGAAGTGGCTGGCTGGGTTGAGCGTTTTATTGAGCGCGATATTTTGCCGCGCATCTACCCGCAAGCTCGGAAAATGCTGGCTTGGCATCGTAATCGCGGTGATTACATCGTGATTATTTCAGCGACTGGCGAGCATTTGGTGACACCCATTGCGCGGCATTTCTCCGCCAATGCCGCCTTATCTATCGGGGTTGAGGTGAAGGACAACCGGTACACCGGCAAAACTTATGGCACCCTGACCTATCGCGAAGGTAAAGTCGAACGGCTAAAACAGTGGCTCTCGGCATCGCCGCAGCTAGATTTTCAGCAAACCTATGGTTACAGTGACTCGATCAATGACAAACCGCTGTTGGAGTATGTTGACCGCGCCGCCGTGATCAATCCCGGCACTGAATTGGTGGATTTGGCAATTCTGCATGACTGGGATATCCATCATTGGCAACATAAGAAATAG
- a CDS encoding trans-sulfuration enzyme family protein gives MAKFDTLTVHAGYTPDSTGAVMPAIYATSTFAQPAPGEHTGYEYSRSGNPTRTALEKAIAELEGGIRGYAFASGLAACSTVLELLDQGSHIIAVDDLYGGTYRLLEKVRSRTAGLRVTYVSPADTAALEQAIQPDTKMIWVETPTNPLLKLADLAAIAAIAKKHQLISVADNTFASPYIQRPLDLGFDIVVHSATKYINGHSDVVAGVAAVGNNPELAEQLGFLHNAVGGILDPFSSFLTLRGLRTLALRMARHNHSAQRIAEWLEQQPQVENVYYPGLKSHPQHALATQQMAGFGGMISVRLKGDDSYARAVIKRSHLFTLAESLGGVESLISQPYSMTHASIPLETRLKHGITPQLLRLSVGIEDTEDLIADLAQALNG, from the coding sequence ATGGCAAAGTTCGATACCCTAACCGTCCACGCCGGTTACACCCCAGACAGCACTGGCGCAGTGATGCCAGCCATTTACGCCACCTCCACTTTTGCACAACCGGCCCCCGGCGAACATACCGGCTATGAATACTCGCGCAGTGGCAACCCCACTCGCACCGCGCTAGAGAAAGCCATTGCCGAGCTAGAAGGCGGTATTCGTGGTTACGCATTCGCCTCGGGCTTGGCGGCCTGTTCAACTGTGCTTGAACTGCTGGATCAAGGTAGCCATATCATTGCCGTTGATGATTTATATGGCGGCACCTATCGCCTACTGGAGAAGGTGCGCAGTCGCACAGCAGGTTTGCGGGTGACTTATGTCTCCCCTGCGGATACCGCCGCGTTAGAGCAAGCCATTCAGCCTGATACCAAAATGATCTGGGTGGAGACCCCCACTAACCCACTGTTAAAACTGGCGGATCTGGCAGCGATTGCAGCGATTGCCAAAAAGCACCAGCTTATCAGTGTGGCGGATAACACTTTTGCCTCACCTTACATTCAACGCCCGCTGGATCTCGGTTTTGATATTGTGGTGCATTCAGCCACCAAATATATCAATGGCCACTCAGATGTGGTCGCTGGAGTCGCGGCGGTGGGGAATAACCCTGAACTGGCGGAGCAATTGGGCTTTTTGCATAATGCGGTCGGCGGGATTTTAGATCCCTTCAGCAGTTTCCTGACACTACGAGGTTTGCGCACCTTGGCACTGCGTATGGCGCGGCATAACCACAGCGCTCAGCGCATCGCCGAGTGGCTTGAGCAGCAACCACAGGTGGAAAATGTCTACTATCCGGGGCTGAAAAGTCACCCACAACACGCGCTGGCAACCCAACAGATGGCGGGTTTTGGTGGCATGATCTCGGTGAGGCTGAAAGGGGATGACAGCTACGCCCGCGCGGTGATTAAGCGCTCACATCTGTTTACTCTGGCCGAAAGCCTAGGGGGTGTCGAAAGTTTAATCAGCCAGCCCTACAGCATGACCCATGCTTCAATCCCGCTGGAGACCCGCTTAAAACACGGCATCACCCCGCAATTACTGCGTTTGTCCGTGGGCATTGAGGATACTGAAGATTTGATTGCTGACTTAGCGCAGGCGCTAAACGGCTAA
- a CDS encoding methionine ABC transporter ATP-binding protein: protein MISIERLSKTYPQGGLPMVALTEVSLEIPTGSVFGIIGRSGAGKSTLIRCLNLLERPTSGRIQVDGRELTTLSDRELRLQRQNIGMIFQNFHLLHSRNVWDNIAVGLEIIGMPKPQRQQRVAELLDLVGLSDKAYAFPSQLSGGQKQRVGIARALAAKPAYLLSDEATSALDPETTASILALLRDINRQLGLTIVLITHELDVVKSICDNAALLERGRVVETGMIADLLASPDSRLGRSLLPTCGPVSLSGTPVAELTFFDTLSASPVLSELAQQHAVGVTLLGGGVESIGGQRVGRLQVDFSHPDGGLNLAEILQFLNERGVRAELI, encoded by the coding sequence ATGATCAGCATCGAACGCCTGAGTAAAACCTATCCGCAAGGGGGGTTACCGATGGTGGCCCTGACGGAGGTCTCGCTCGAGATCCCGACCGGCTCGGTGTTCGGTATTATTGGCCGCAGTGGTGCGGGTAAAAGCACCTTGATCCGCTGTTTGAACCTACTGGAGCGGCCCACTTCGGGCCGTATTCAGGTGGATGGTCGTGAATTAACCACCCTTTCTGACCGTGAATTACGTTTGCAGCGGCAGAATATCGGCATGATTTTCCAGAATTTTCATTTACTGCATTCACGTAATGTCTGGGACAACATTGCGGTTGGCTTGGAAATTATTGGTATGCCCAAGCCGCAACGCCAGCAACGTGTGGCCGAATTATTGGATTTAGTCGGGCTGAGTGACAAAGCCTATGCCTTTCCCTCACAGCTCTCGGGCGGGCAAAAACAGCGCGTTGGTATTGCGAGGGCGCTGGCGGCCAAACCGGCCTACCTGTTATCTGATGAGGCCACCAGTGCGCTGGACCCCGAAACCACGGCATCCATATTGGCGCTGCTGCGCGATATCAACCGTCAGTTGGGGTTAACCATTGTGCTGATCACCCATGAGTTGGATGTGGTGAAATCCATCTGTGATAACGCCGCTTTGCTTGAGCGCGGGCGAGTGGTGGAGACCGGTATGATCGCGGATTTACTGGCCTCCCCCGATTCTCGGCTAGGGCGTTCACTGCTGCCGACCTGCGGTCCGGTTTCTCTCTCGGGCACGCCGGTGGCGGAGCTGACTTTCTTTGATACTTTATCGGCTTCGCCAGTGCTCAGTGAGTTGGCACAACAACATGCGGTGGGGGTGACCTTGTTGGGCGGTGGCGTAGAATCCATTGGTGGTCAACGGGTTGGGCGCTTACAGGTTGATTTCAGCCACCCAGACGGCGGGCTAAATTTGGCTGAAATATTACAATTTCTTAATGAGCGCGGTGTGAGGGCTGAACTGATATGA
- a CDS encoding glutathione S-transferase yields MLTVWGRNNSSNVKKVLWCLEELALGYERIDVGGQYGKLNEPLYRAMNPNGLIPCLQDEDFILWESNTIVRYLAAQYGENPFYLADARQRAEAEKWMDWVTSSVVEPFKAVFIGLVRTPPEQQDKEKIAQGIEQLNRLMAIANSALAQQAYLSGDKFGIGDIPLGCLAYAWFNLSITRPELPHLQRWYQSLTQRAAFQKVIDIGIS; encoded by the coding sequence ATGCTAACTGTTTGGGGTCGGAATAACTCGAGTAATGTCAAAAAAGTGCTTTGGTGTTTGGAAGAATTGGCTCTTGGCTATGAGCGCATTGATGTCGGCGGACAATATGGCAAGTTGAATGAGCCACTTTATCGCGCAATGAACCCCAATGGATTGATTCCTTGCCTGCAAGATGAGGATTTCATTCTGTGGGAGTCCAATACCATCGTGCGATATTTAGCGGCGCAATACGGTGAGAACCCATTTTATCTGGCAGATGCGCGGCAGCGAGCGGAAGCAGAGAAGTGGATGGATTGGGTCACCTCTAGTGTCGTGGAGCCATTTAAGGCGGTGTTTATCGGGTTAGTTCGTACCCCGCCTGAGCAGCAGGATAAAGAGAAAATCGCTCAGGGCATTGAGCAACTGAATAGATTAATGGCGATTGCTAATAGCGCCCTCGCGCAGCAAGCTTATCTTTCCGGGGATAAATTCGGTATCGGCGATATTCCACTCGGGTGTCTGGCCTATGCTTGGTTTAACCTGTCAATCACCCGCCCGGAACTCCCACATTTACAGCGCTGGTATCAAAGCCTGACGCAAAGAGCCGCCTTCCAGAAAGTGATTGATATCGGTATAAGTTAA
- a CDS encoding ligand-gated channel protein yields the protein MTFRKTKSATLVIAAILSSQAPAAETSVTETRNTPTDTMVVTASGFQQRIQDSAASISVVTREQIENKAYRDITDALKDVPGVVVTGGGSHSDISIRGMSAKYTLILVDGKRVDTRGTRPNSDGSGIEQGWLPPLAAIERIEVVRGPMSSLYGSDAMGGVINVITRKVGKEWHGTVRADATLQEDSKSGDIFQTNAYASGPLIDGLLGLKVSGLLSHRSEDKIVDGYNEQRLRNGAATFTLTPDDKNEFDFDIGHYVQDRNSTAGRSVAVNGKSSDVQYDRNNYAITHHGYYDFGNSTSYVQRDETRNPSRSMKSVDNIFNTQTSFLLDNHTLILGGQYRYEELNDTGNQLASAKDLTKLTRWSWALFAEDEWQMTNDFALTGGVRMDQDENYGTHWTPRLYGVWHLAEQWTLKGGISGGYRSPDLRQATENWGQITGGKGDPAIIIGNADLKPERSISQEIGILWDDQEGMNAGVTLFNTDFKDKITEVRRCTDTTGNASGQCMINGTAYKFISDRTNVDKAITRGMEATFGWEINKAWSLSSNYTFTQSEQKSGQFSGQPLNQMPKHMLNGTLNWKATEALATWVRANYRGKTSEYLNRTSIGGSTPSYTFVDLGANYQLTKEFRLMGGVYNVLDKRVDIEVNDKVLDGRRYMVGASYDF from the coding sequence ATGACTTTTAGGAAAACAAAATCTGCAACATTGGTAATAGCGGCAATTCTCTCATCTCAGGCACCTGCTGCTGAAACCTCGGTGACTGAAACAAGAAACACGCCTACCGATACGATGGTTGTCACAGCATCAGGTTTCCAACAACGTATTCAAGACTCAGCGGCATCTATTTCGGTGGTGACCCGCGAGCAAATCGAAAATAAAGCCTATCGTGATATTACCGACGCACTGAAAGATGTTCCCGGCGTTGTGGTGACCGGTGGTGGCAGCCACAGTGATATCAGTATTCGTGGCATGTCGGCGAAATATACCCTGATTCTGGTGGATGGTAAACGCGTGGATACCCGAGGTACACGGCCGAACAGTGATGGTTCCGGTATCGAGCAAGGCTGGTTGCCACCACTGGCCGCCATTGAACGCATTGAGGTGGTTCGCGGCCCTATGTCCTCATTATATGGCTCAGATGCCATGGGCGGTGTCATTAACGTCATTACCCGCAAAGTGGGTAAAGAGTGGCACGGGACTGTTCGCGCTGATGCCACTTTGCAGGAAGATTCTAAATCCGGCGATATATTCCAGACCAATGCTTACGCCTCTGGCCCATTAATTGATGGCTTGCTGGGATTAAAAGTCAGCGGCCTACTTTCTCATCGTAGTGAAGATAAAATAGTCGATGGTTATAATGAACAGCGCCTAAGAAACGGTGCCGCGACATTTACCCTGACGCCAGATGATAAAAACGAATTTGATTTTGATATTGGTCACTATGTACAGGATCGAAATTCAACCGCTGGGCGCTCAGTGGCGGTCAACGGTAAAAGCAGTGATGTGCAATATGACCGCAATAATTATGCGATTACCCACCACGGCTATTATGATTTCGGTAACTCAACCAGCTATGTTCAGCGCGATGAAACCCGTAATCCATCACGCAGCATGAAAAGTGTCGATAATATCTTTAATACCCAGACCTCATTCCTGCTGGATAATCACACCCTTATTCTGGGCGGCCAATATCGCTATGAAGAGCTGAATGACACCGGCAATCAATTAGCCTCAGCCAAAGATTTAACCAAATTAACCCGCTGGAGTTGGGCGTTATTTGCGGAAGATGAATGGCAGATGACCAATGATTTCGCTCTGACCGGCGGCGTCCGCATGGATCAGGATGAGAACTATGGTACTCACTGGACACCACGGTTATACGGCGTTTGGCATTTGGCAGAGCAATGGACATTAAAAGGCGGCATCTCGGGCGGTTATCGCTCACCTGATCTCCGTCAGGCCACCGAAAACTGGGGGCAAATCACCGGTGGTAAAGGGGACCCGGCGATTATTATCGGCAATGCTGACCTGAAACCAGAAAGAAGCATCAGTCAGGAGATCGGGATTCTCTGGGATGACCAAGAGGGGATGAACGCGGGTGTGACGCTGTTTAATACTGATTTTAAAGATAAAATTACCGAAGTGCGCCGCTGTACTGACACTACGGGTAATGCGTCCGGTCAATGTATGATCAATGGCACTGCGTATAAATTTATCAGTGACCGCACCAACGTCGATAAAGCCATTACCCGTGGCATGGAAGCCACTTTCGGTTGGGAAATCAATAAAGCGTGGTCACTCAGCTCCAACTACACCTTTACCCAATCTGAGCAGAAAAGCGGGCAATTCTCCGGCCAGCCACTGAATCAGATGCCAAAACATATGCTGAATGGCACCCTGAACTGGAAAGCCACTGAAGCGCTGGCAACTTGGGTGCGCGCCAACTACCGTGGTAAAACCTCGGAGTACCTCAACCGCACCAGTATCGGCGGCAGCACGCCATCCTATACTTTTGTCGATTTAGGGGCGAACTATCAGCTAACCAAAGAGTTCCGCCTAATGGGGGGGGTCTATAATGTGCTGGATAAACGTGTGGATATCGAAGTGAATGACAAGGTTCTGGATGGGCGTAGGTATATGGTGGGCGCGAGCTACGACTTCTAA
- a CDS encoding helix-turn-helix domain-containing protein, whose translation MYHYTESGLTTVWLANGYHCDVIDGERFTSIDDVDGLHRLIGKILVNRCSPLVADEIRFIRIEMNMSQKSLATLLGVDVQTVARWEKAQSHLPRTADVALRALYVESINEASDVGHFLRILADSEVQQSMEKLIFEERGHVWQRAV comes from the coding sequence ATGTATCACTATACGGAGAGCGGCTTAACAACGGTGTGGTTGGCTAATGGCTATCATTGCGACGTTATTGATGGCGAGCGTTTTACCAGTATTGATGATGTTGATGGTTTGCATCGGCTAATCGGTAAAATATTAGTTAACCGCTGTAGTCCACTGGTCGCCGATGAAATCCGGTTTATACGGATTGAAATGAATATGTCGCAAAAATCACTGGCAACATTACTTGGTGTGGATGTCCAAACAGTTGCCCGTTGGGAAAAGGCGCAAAGCCACTTGCCACGAACAGCGGATGTTGCTTTGCGCGCGCTTTATGTAGAGTCGATTAATGAGGCCAGCGATGTGGGGCATTTCTTACGCATACTGGCAGATTCTGAAGTGCAGCAATCAATGGAAAAGTTGATTTTTGAAGAGCGCGGGCATGTCTGGCAAAGGGCGGTTTAG
- a CDS encoding isopenicillin N synthase family dioxygenase, with protein sequence MSHQNLSNPLFVNPSVANAASTNTLPLLDLSLLNGSETERQAFLVALRHAARDIGFFYLTGHGIDPALLQQIQNLSREFFALPDEEKLAVAMVHSPHFRGYNRAAAELTRGQPDWREQFDIGAERAPLPQTAGTPSWAQLQGPNQWPATLPELKPALLQWQREMTGMALRVLRAFALALDLDENAFDELYGDKPNEHIKLIRYPGRETTQSGQGVGAHKDSGFLSFLLQDQQRGLQVEVEEGRWIDAIPQQGTFVVNIGELLELASNGYLRATVHRVETPPAGVDRLSIAFFLGARLDAVVPLYQLPAALAAEARGPASDPQNPLFRDVGLNYLKGRLRSHPDVAKKHYSGVIAPSETTSTTY encoded by the coding sequence ATGAGCCACCAAAACTTAAGCAATCCCCTATTTGTTAACCCATCCGTCGCGAATGCGGCATCAACCAATACATTACCCTTATTGGATCTTTCATTACTCAATGGCAGTGAAACTGAGCGTCAGGCATTCTTAGTCGCCCTACGCCATGCGGCACGGGATATCGGATTCTTCTATCTTACCGGACATGGCATTGACCCCGCGTTATTACAACAAATCCAAAATTTATCACGTGAATTTTTCGCCCTGCCCGATGAAGAGAAGCTGGCGGTTGCGATGGTGCACTCGCCCCATTTTCGCGGCTATAACCGTGCCGCTGCTGAACTCACCCGGGGTCAGCCCGATTGGCGCGAACAGTTTGATATTGGTGCCGAAAGAGCTCCCTTGCCGCAAACAGCCGGCACGCCAAGCTGGGCACAACTGCAAGGTCCCAATCAGTGGCCTGCCACCTTACCTGAATTAAAACCAGCACTACTGCAATGGCAGCGGGAGATGACCGGCATGGCGCTGCGCGTGCTACGGGCTTTCGCGCTGGCATTGGATCTGGATGAAAACGCGTTTGATGAGCTGTATGGCGATAAACCCAATGAACATATCAAGTTGATCCGCTATCCGGGGCGTGAAACCACTCAAAGCGGGCAGGGCGTCGGTGCCCATAAAGACTCAGGTTTCCTCAGTTTCTTACTGCAAGATCAACAACGTGGCTTGCAGGTTGAAGTGGAGGAGGGACGCTGGATTGATGCCATTCCACAGCAAGGCACTTTTGTGGTCAATATTGGTGAACTGTTGGAACTGGCCAGTAACGGCTATCTGCGCGCCACTGTCCATCGGGTAGAAACACCGCCAGCGGGTGTTGATCGACTCTCTATCGCCTTTTTCCTCGGCGCGCGTCTGGATGCGGTGGTGCCATTGTATCAATTGCCCGCAGCGCTGGCGGCTGAAGCGCGTGGGCCAGCTAGTGACCCGCAGAATCCGCTGTTTCGAGATGTGGGGCTTAACTATCTTAAGGGGCGGCTACGCTCGCACCCCGATGTGGCTAAAAAGCACTACTCTGGCGTGATCGCGCCATCAGAAACGACCAGCACAACCTATTGA